The Pseudomonadota bacterium genome contains a region encoding:
- a CDS encoding GHKL domain-containing protein, producing the protein MTFDIGQLFLAVVAYLALLFLIAYAVDRGWISSRVARHPLTYVLSLGVYATSWSYYGSVGFAQAQGYNFLTIYLGVTLAFVLTPFLLQPILRLTRDYQLSSLADLFAFRFRSQAAGVLVTLFMLAGTLPYIALQIRAVTESLRILTKESATGELALGFCLILTAFAILFGARHISPRDKHEGLVVAIAFESLFKLLALMVVGLFAVFGVFGGFDQLNLWLAENPEALEALYEPVKNGPWSTFMVLSFAAAFLLPRQFHMAFAENIDERTLPIASWGLPFYLLLLNLAIPVVLWAGTALGQPTEPDYYVLGITLSSGSALLPTMAFLGGVSAASAMMIVTTLALAAMCLNHLLLPASYPDPKLDIYRWLLWGRRVLIAVIIFTGYFFSLLLEKHQGLVQLGLISFVAVAQFLPGVVGLLYWPRATAWGFIAGLLGGGLVWAVTLLFPLLQSSGFLTYDFDAQTLMTAAGQDKWTFATFWSLLVNGVLFLGVSLITRPSREEQDAANACCRHILVPASGALTAFSPDQYREQLSRYMGDVAANKEVTQALRDLEMGNEERRPAQLRRLRDKIERNLSGLVGPQMARMFVENPIKMSSRAQSALADGMRFIEERVEESRIELQGLAAELDALRRYHRQILQDLPLGVCSLGPSQEIVVWNLAMELLSGIERNEVLATPIQELPPPWGRLFSDFIRTKDRHLHKQRITLEGRTRWLNLHKAAIEAPQNRYRNGRDTTDRSGLVLLVEDLTDLQLLEDELMHSERLASIGRLAAGVAHEIGNPVTGIACLAQNLRDETESEQTRDHVTRILEQTQRIGDIVHSLVSFSHGGMPDGSTSTRFDLRDCIDEAVRLVRLSHAGKLAELQNNCTQGFEILGDRQRLIQVFVNLLTNACDASAPGDRVTLEAHREEDWLRIEITDQGCGIPLELQEQIFEPFFTTKEPGKGTGLGLPLVYSILQDHDGTIHIDSEPGRGSCFIIRLPAGSVTIHPSLNSQDGATIP; encoded by the coding sequence ATGACATTTGATATCGGGCAACTCTTCCTGGCGGTTGTCGCCTATCTGGCGCTGCTGTTTCTGATCGCTTACGCGGTTGATCGCGGCTGGATCTCAAGCCGGGTCGCCCGCCACCCGCTGACCTATGTACTATCGCTGGGCGTCTACGCCACCTCGTGGTCTTACTACGGCAGCGTGGGATTCGCCCAGGCCCAGGGCTACAATTTCCTGACCATCTATCTGGGCGTGACGCTTGCCTTCGTACTGACGCCTTTCTTGTTGCAGCCCATCCTGCGCCTGACCCGGGATTACCAGCTCAGCTCACTCGCAGACCTGTTCGCCTTTCGTTTTCGCAGCCAGGCTGCCGGTGTACTCGTCACTCTGTTCATGCTCGCAGGAACCCTGCCCTATATCGCGCTGCAGATCCGCGCCGTCACCGAATCGCTGCGCATTCTGACCAAAGAGTCTGCGACGGGTGAACTTGCGCTGGGTTTTTGTCTGATCCTCACCGCTTTTGCCATCCTCTTTGGCGCACGGCATATATCACCCCGTGACAAACACGAGGGCCTGGTGGTGGCCATCGCGTTTGAATCGCTGTTCAAGCTTCTCGCGTTAATGGTGGTGGGTTTGTTCGCGGTCTTCGGGGTATTTGGCGGTTTTGACCAGCTGAACCTCTGGCTGGCCGAGAATCCCGAAGCGCTGGAGGCTTTGTACGAACCTGTAAAGAATGGACCCTGGTCCACCTTCATGGTGCTCTCGTTCGCTGCCGCGTTTCTGCTGCCGCGCCAGTTTCATATGGCGTTCGCCGAGAACATCGACGAGCGCACGCTGCCGATCGCCAGCTGGGGCTTACCCTTCTATCTGCTGCTGCTCAACCTGGCGATCCCGGTCGTGCTGTGGGCTGGAACCGCCCTGGGGCAACCCACCGAACCTGACTACTACGTACTCGGTATCACCCTGAGCAGCGGAAGCGCTCTGCTGCCCACCATGGCTTTTCTTGGGGGGGTTTCCGCCGCCAGCGCGATGATGATCGTCACCACACTCGCCCTGGCCGCTATGTGTCTCAACCACCTGCTGCTCCCGGCGAGCTATCCCGATCCCAAGCTCGACATCTACCGCTGGTTGCTATGGGGCCGGCGCGTGCTGATCGCCGTCATCATCTTTACCGGTTACTTCTTTTCGCTGCTTCTGGAGAAACACCAGGGCCTGGTGCAACTGGGCCTGATCTCCTTTGTGGCGGTGGCTCAGTTCCTTCCCGGGGTTGTCGGCCTGCTCTACTGGCCGCGCGCAACCGCCTGGGGCTTCATCGCCGGTCTGCTGGGGGGTGGATTGGTGTGGGCCGTTACCTTGCTGTTCCCGTTGCTTCAGAGCAGTGGATTCCTGACCTATGACTTCGATGCGCAGACGCTGATGACGGCCGCCGGTCAGGACAAATGGACCTTCGCCACTTTCTGGTCGTTGCTGGTCAATGGCGTGTTGTTTCTTGGCGTGTCACTGATCACCCGCCCTTCGCGCGAGGAGCAGGATGCCGCCAACGCCTGCTGCCGCCATATCCTTGTCCCGGCCAGCGGCGCCCTCACCGCCTTCTCTCCCGACCAGTACCGCGAACAGCTTTCCCGCTACATGGGCGACGTGGCCGCCAACAAGGAGGTGACGCAGGCATTGCGTGATCTGGAGATGGGTAATGAGGAGCGCCGGCCCGCCCAGCTGCGTCGTCTACGGGACAAGATCGAACGCAACCTCTCCGGGCTCGTGGGTCCCCAGATGGCACGGATGTTCGTGGAAAATCCCATCAAGATGAGCAGCCGCGCCCAAAGCGCTCTGGCCGACGGGATGCGGTTCATTGAAGAGCGCGTCGAGGAGTCGCGCATCGAACTGCAGGGTCTGGCGGCCGAGCTCGATGCACTCCGCCGCTATCATCGTCAGATTCTGCAGGACCTGCCGCTTGGCGTCTGCTCCCTGGGTCCCAGCCAGGAGATCGTGGTCTGGAACCTGGCGATGGAACTGCTCTCGGGGATCGAGCGCAACGAGGTGCTGGCCACACCCATCCAGGAACTGCCGCCTCCCTGGGGGCGGCTGTTCAGCGATTTCATCCGCACCAAAGATCGCCACCTCCACAAACAACGCATCACGCTGGAGGGTCGTACCCGATGGCTGAACCTGCATAAGGCGGCCATTGAGGCCCCGCAAAACCGCTACCGCAATGGCCGCGATACAACCGATCGTAGCGGTCTGGTGCTGCTGGTGGAGGATCTCACCGACCTGCAACTGCTGGAAGACGAGCTGATGCATAGCGAGCGCCTGGCCTCTATCGGGCGCCTGGCGGCCGGCGTGGCGCACGAAATCGGCAATCCGGTCACCGGGATCGCCTGCCTCGCACAAAACCTGCGCGATGAGACCGAGTCCGAACAGACCAGAGACCATGTGACGCGCATCCTGGAACAGACCCAACGCATCGGCGACATCGTCCACTCGCTGGTCTCATTCAGTCACGGCGGTATGCCCGATGGCTCGACCAGCACCCGCTTCGACCTGCGCGATTGTATCGACGAAGCCGTCCGCCTGGTGCGCCTGAGCCACGCCGGCAAGCTGGCGGAATTACAAAACAACTGCACACAGGGGTTTGAGATCCTTGGTGATCGCCAGCGCTTGATTCAGGTGTTCGTCAATCTGCTCACCAACGCCTGTGACGCCTCCGCACCCGGCGATCGTGTCACTCTCGAAGCACACCGCGAGGAAGATTGGCTGCGTATCGAGATCACCGACCAGGGATGCGGTATACCGCTGGAGTTGCAGGAGCAGATCTTCGAGCCGTTCTTTACCACCAAGGAACCCGGCAAGGGCACCGGACTGGGCTTGCCGCTGGTCTACAGCATCCTGCAAGACCACGACGGCACCATTCACATCGACAGCGAACCCGGACGTGGCTCCTGCTTCATCATTCGCTTGCCCGCGGGCAGTGTGACAATCCACCCCTCACTGAACAGCCAGGACGGAGCGACCATCCCATGA
- a CDS encoding sigma-54-dependent Fis family transcriptional regulator gives MNRILIVEDEKVIRQALLRLLERNGYEVADAGSVAEAVENHDLTSFDLVIADLRLPGTPGTDIIAHCENTPVVIMTSYASVRSAVDSMQLGAADYIAKPFDHDEMLLLVERLLQQNRMARQNIALKSDLERNYPVSGLVGECPPMKEVFNRISKVAPTDTTVLILGESGTGKELVARALHETSPRKDGPIITVNCAAIPESLIESELFGHEKGAFTGAVGIRHGLVEAADGGTLFLDEIGELPLTAQGRLLRVLQEGEIRRIGSPHERKVDVRLVAATHRDLQQQVKTGEFREDLYFRLRVMEIHLPPLRERGEDVAQLAEFLLEKSCRRLNRAPLQFTPASMETLLKYPWPGNVREMENAIERAVILSDGHSITPEMLSIEPARLPDKNAEVSPSTDLDLSLEDYFRRFVLEHQDELTETALAKRLGISRKALWEKRQRLGIPRRK, from the coding sequence ATGAATCGGATCCTCATCGTCGAGGACGAAAAAGTCATACGCCAGGCACTGCTGCGTCTCCTGGAGCGCAACGGTTATGAAGTGGCCGATGCCGGTTCGGTGGCCGAGGCAGTCGAGAACCACGACCTGACCTCTTTCGATCTCGTCATCGCCGACCTGCGCCTGCCGGGGACGCCGGGCACCGATATCATCGCCCACTGCGAGAACACACCGGTAGTCATCATGACCAGCTACGCCAGCGTGCGCTCCGCCGTGGACTCGATGCAATTGGGTGCCGCCGACTATATCGCCAAACCCTTTGATCACGATGAGATGCTGCTGTTGGTGGAGCGTCTGCTGCAGCAGAATCGAATGGCACGCCAGAATATCGCACTGAAAAGCGATCTCGAGCGCAATTACCCGGTCTCCGGTCTGGTAGGCGAATGCCCGCCCATGAAAGAGGTTTTCAACCGCATCAGTAAAGTCGCGCCAACCGATACCACAGTGCTTATTTTGGGTGAATCGGGTACCGGCAAAGAGCTGGTAGCTCGCGCCCTGCACGAAACCAGCCCCCGCAAGGACGGCCCCATCATCACCGTCAATTGCGCTGCCATCCCAGAAAGTCTGATCGAGTCGGAGCTCTTCGGCCACGAGAAAGGCGCTTTTACCGGTGCCGTAGGCATCCGGCACGGCCTGGTAGAGGCGGCCGACGGGGGTACGTTGTTCCTCGACGAGATCGGCGAGTTGCCGCTGACCGCGCAGGGCCGTTTGCTGCGCGTACTGCAGGAGGGAGAGATCCGGCGTATCGGCTCACCACACGAGCGCAAGGTCGATGTAAGGTTGGTCGCCGCCACGCATCGCGATCTTCAACAGCAGGTGAAGACCGGCGAGTTTCGCGAAGACCTCTATTTTCGCCTGCGTGTCATGGAGATTCACCTGCCGCCGTTGCGCGAGCGCGGCGAAGACGTGGCTCAGCTTGCAGAATTCCTCTTAGAGAAGAGCTGCCGCCGTTTGAATCGGGCTCCGTTGCAGTTTACACCCGCCTCCATGGAGACCCTGCTCAAGTACCCCTGGCCGGGTAATGTGCGGGAGATGGAGAACGCGATCGAGCGCGCCGTCATCCTCTCCGATGGCCACAGCATCACTCCCGAGATGCTCTCGATCGAGCCCGCCCGGCTCCCCGATAAAAACGCCGAGGTGTCCCCAAGTACAGACCTTGATCTTTCCCTGGAAGACTATTTCCGCCGTTTCGTCCTCGAACACCAGGATGAACTCACCGAGACCGCACTCGCCAAACGTCTTGGGATTAGCCGCAAAGCACTTTGGGAAAAGCGGCAGCGCCTGGGAATCCCGCGGAGAAAATAG
- a CDS encoding DUF4212 domain-containing protein, which produces MREAHWNRTRNLMIIHLSIWFVFAYLVHWFAPQLNEIRFMHFPLGYYMAAQGSLFAFVIQLFIFVKQQDKVDRECGMAEED; this is translated from the coding sequence ATGAGGGAGGCCCACTGGAATCGGACGCGAAACCTGATGATTATTCATTTGAGCATCTGGTTTGTTTTCGCGTATCTGGTCCATTGGTTTGCACCCCAACTCAACGAAATCAGGTTCATGCACTTTCCCTTGGGATACTACATGGCGGCCCAGGGTTCCCTGTTCGCGTTCGTCATCCAACTGTTCATCTTCGTGAAACAGCAGGACAAGGTCGATCGCGAATGCGGTATGGCTGAAGAAGACTAA
- a CDS encoding cation acetate symporter produces MSFFRMQGDFITNLPKIYGFYTGGFIVFILLMAVLEQMGLGADTIGILFVAFTILIYALIGWLSRTMQIDAYYVAGRQVPPVFNGMATAADWMSGASFVAMAGGIYMGGHSYLAFVVGWTGGYVLVAVLMAPYLRKFGCYTVPDFIGTRYGGNTARLLAVVVLVIASFTYVTAQINATGTIASRALGVPFEVGVWFGLVGILICSMLGGMRAVTWTQVAQYIVLIIAYLVPVIWMSNKQGFGVIPQFVYGDAVARIQELEPMLGVGTLKPVAGAATGFPGLVALTNLHAEPGGGLAAWKFVTLVACMMLGTASLPHILMRYFTTPSVRAARVSVAWSLFFITLLYFTAPALATFTKLQVLDPTLATSIIGKAIADVNALEWIQKWAAVGMLGINDANGDGLLQINEFFMRGDIVVLATPEIAGLPYVISGLVAAGGLAAAMSTADGLLLAIANALSHDLYYKIIDPKAETRKRLIVARVLLLGIGAAGAAVASLKLTGILGAVAWAFDFAMSGLFFPLVLGVWWKRANRPGAIAGMALGLAAGTWYLYMVRFAGMEPWIGIDHLRFGIIGASVSLVAMVVVSLMTAEPDKETQAMVDEIRIPRGETIVGSHH; encoded by the coding sequence ATGAGCTTTTTCAGAATGCAAGGGGACTTCATCACCAACCTCCCCAAGATCTACGGCTTCTATACCGGGGGCTTCATAGTCTTCATCCTGCTGATGGCAGTGCTGGAGCAGATGGGATTGGGTGCCGACACCATCGGCATACTCTTTGTGGCTTTCACAATTCTCATCTACGCCCTCATCGGGTGGCTGTCGCGAACCATGCAGATCGACGCGTACTACGTCGCCGGCCGACAGGTGCCGCCGGTGTTCAACGGTATGGCGACCGCTGCGGACTGGATGTCCGGTGCTTCATTCGTGGCCATGGCCGGCGGCATCTACATGGGCGGTCACTCCTACCTCGCCTTCGTGGTCGGCTGGACCGGCGGCTACGTGCTGGTCGCGGTGCTGATGGCGCCGTACCTGCGCAAGTTCGGCTGCTACACGGTGCCGGACTTCATCGGTACCCGTTATGGCGGCAACACGGCACGCTTGCTTGCGGTGGTGGTGCTGGTCATCGCATCGTTCACCTATGTGACGGCGCAGATCAACGCTACAGGGACTATCGCCTCGCGCGCGCTGGGCGTTCCGTTCGAGGTGGGTGTCTGGTTCGGGCTGGTGGGAATCCTGATCTGCTCGATGCTGGGCGGCATGCGCGCGGTGACCTGGACCCAGGTGGCGCAGTACATCGTGCTTATCATCGCCTATCTGGTTCCGGTTATCTGGATGTCGAACAAGCAGGGCTTCGGCGTGATTCCGCAGTTCGTCTACGGTGACGCGGTGGCCCGCATCCAGGAACTGGAGCCAATGCTCGGGGTGGGTACGCTGAAACCGGTCGCGGGTGCCGCAACCGGCTTCCCGGGTCTCGTGGCGCTGACCAACCTGCACGCCGAACCCGGTGGTGGGCTGGCAGCCTGGAAGTTCGTGACCCTGGTGGCATGCATGATGCTCGGTACGGCATCGCTGCCGCACATCCTGATGCGCTACTTCACCACGCCTTCCGTGCGTGCAGCGCGTGTCTCGGTGGCCTGGTCGCTGTTCTTCATCACCCTGCTCTACTTCACCGCACCCGCGCTAGCTACCTTCACCAAACTGCAGGTGCTGGATCCCACCCTGGCGACCAGCATCATCGGCAAGGCGATAGCGGATGTGAATGCACTGGAGTGGATCCAGAAGTGGGCAGCGGTCGGAATGTTGGGCATCAACGACGCCAATGGCGACGGCTTGCTGCAGATCAACGAGTTCTTCATGCGCGGCGACATCGTCGTGCTGGCGACACCCGAGATTGCCGGCCTGCCTTACGTCATCTCCGGCCTGGTCGCCGCCGGCGGCCTGGCCGCGGCCATGTCCACGGCCGACGGCCTGCTGCTCGCCATCGCCAATGCCCTGTCCCACGATCTGTACTACAAGATCATCGATCCCAAGGCGGAGACCAGAAAGCGGTTGATCGTCGCCCGCGTCCTGCTGCTCGGAATCGGTGCGGCGGGCGCTGCGGTGGCCAGCTTGAAGCTGACCGGTATCCTCGGTGCGGTGGCCTGGGCCTTCGACTTCGCCATGTCGGGTCTGTTCTTCCCGCTGGTGCTTGGGGTCTGGTGGAAACGGGCCAACCGGCCGGGGGCCATCGCCGGTATGGCGCTGGGTCTTGCTGCAGGGACCTGGTACCTCTACATGGTCCGCTTCGCCGGCATGGAACCGTGGATCGGTATCGATCACCTGCGCTTCGGCATCATCGGTGCCTCGGTGAGTCTGGTGGCCATGGTGGTGGTTTCGTTGATGACCGCAGAGCCTGACAAGGAGACACAGGCGATGGTCGACGAGATCCGCATCCCCAGAGGTGAGACGATCGTCGGTTCGCACCATTAA
- a CDS encoding CBS domain-containing protein, with protein sequence MAGRIPPPSQAPLITLPTLILAVETSDSNAERGRILQVSAVAMKGGAQLDQPRFSHRFKPGIPLSPQADDTSTTDSADFAEVAKTLRELFVGRIVVGHTIAADLAALCAAAAQAGIPWRDPPALDIAHLTGILDPALPNPGLKSLAERLGVTIDHNDPLLGECLAIGKIWGKLLALLREADIRTLGEAQSFAEHRVESVSRDAEAGWYDGKVQAAPSNVPLPVTHIDSYAFQRRLSDLMSAPPIMTGADTPLREVARTLCRERIGALLIGDPSAPPQGIVTERDLLQVTATGTQDLDTVTAAEIMNTPVESMAGNEMLYRALGRMDRLDIRHLCIVDSTGNAVGMISQRNLLQHRARSADMLGDEITMAEDAEALATAYARVPEIASRLVDEGLDGLTVARFISSELRALTARASEIAAGELAAEGLGTAPAPWCLLVLGSGGRGESLLGADQDNALIHTGSPDDDDWFARFGAKLADRLDTAGVPRCKGEVMVVTPRWRGTAEEWLTRVESWLRRARPEDQLNVDIFFDLIPVAGDARQARELHAHAVRNASTNLPFIGLLAESVNAVTPRLGMLGSLPTDQGRIDLKRDGLLPLVSLARTLALRAASTARSTPERLRDAVAAGRLPEGDAAALIELHVELLTLVLQQQLVDLEAGRAPSSRVELKALSRQQRSSLKHRLKHLDTVVRELRSAIAG encoded by the coding sequence ATGGCGGGCCGCATACCTCCTCCAAGCCAGGCACCGCTGATCACGCTGCCGACGCTGATCCTGGCGGTAGAGACCAGCGATTCCAACGCAGAGCGCGGCCGCATCCTTCAAGTGAGCGCCGTTGCCATGAAGGGCGGCGCCCAACTCGATCAGCCGCGATTCAGCCATCGATTTAAACCCGGGATACCCCTCTCGCCGCAAGCAGACGACACCTCGACAACAGATAGTGCCGACTTCGCCGAGGTCGCCAAAACACTGCGGGAGCTATTCGTGGGGCGGATCGTCGTCGGCCATACGATCGCGGCCGATCTGGCCGCGCTGTGCGCAGCAGCCGCGCAGGCGGGAATCCCATGGCGCGATCCACCGGCGCTCGATATTGCGCACCTGACGGGAATATTGGATCCGGCATTGCCGAATCCAGGTCTGAAATCACTGGCTGAACGTCTGGGCGTCACCATCGATCACAACGATCCACTGCTGGGCGAGTGTCTGGCCATCGGTAAAATCTGGGGCAAACTGCTAGCCTTGCTGCGCGAAGCGGATATCCGAACGCTGGGTGAGGCGCAGTCCTTCGCCGAACATCGCGTCGAGTCCGTCAGCCGCGATGCGGAAGCGGGCTGGTACGATGGCAAGGTGCAGGCCGCGCCCAGCAACGTGCCCCTACCGGTAACACACATCGACAGTTACGCATTCCAGCGTCGACTGAGTGACCTGATGAGCGCACCGCCGATCATGACCGGTGCCGACACTCCGCTGCGCGAGGTGGCACGCACACTATGCAGGGAGCGCATCGGCGCGCTGCTTATCGGCGACCCCAGTGCACCGCCCCAGGGTATAGTCACCGAGCGTGATCTCCTGCAAGTCACCGCCACCGGAACTCAGGATCTCGACACCGTCACCGCTGCCGAGATCATGAATACACCGGTCGAGTCCATGGCGGGCAATGAAATGCTCTATCGTGCACTCGGGCGTATGGACCGCCTGGACATACGCCATCTCTGCATCGTCGATAGTACCGGCAACGCAGTCGGTATGATCTCTCAACGCAACCTGCTGCAGCACCGGGCACGCAGCGCCGACATGCTGGGTGATGAAATCACAATGGCGGAAGACGCAGAGGCTTTAGCGACCGCCTATGCGCGGGTTCCGGAGATCGCATCACGCCTGGTCGACGAAGGTTTGGACGGTCTGACAGTCGCGCGTTTCATCTCCAGCGAGTTGCGTGCGCTCACTGCGCGAGCCTCTGAAATAGCCGCTGGTGAGTTGGCGGCGGAAGGCCTGGGAACAGCGCCAGCACCGTGGTGCCTGCTCGTCCTGGGGTCCGGCGGACGCGGTGAAAGTCTGCTGGGTGCTGATCAGGACAATGCATTGATCCACACTGGTTCACCCGACGACGATGATTGGTTTGCCCGGTTTGGTGCCAAGCTGGCCGACCGACTCGATACCGCCGGCGTACCGCGCTGCAAAGGCGAAGTCATGGTTGTTACACCCCGTTGGCGAGGCACCGCTGAGGAGTGGTTGACGCGGGTGGAAAGCTGGTTACGGCGAGCCCGTCCCGAAGATCAACTCAACGTCGACATCTTCTTCGATCTGATCCCGGTGGCGGGCGATGCGCGGCAGGCGCGCGAACTCCACGCCCATGCCGTGCGCAATGCATCCACCAATCTGCCCTTCATCGGCCTGCTCGCAGAATCAGTCAATGCCGTGACACCGCGACTGGGTATGCTGGGGAGCCTGCCCACGGATCAGGGACGGATCGACCTCAAGCGCGATGGCCTGCTGCCGCTGGTCAGCCTGGCCAGAACCCTGGCCCTGCGGGCCGCCTCCACCGCGCGCTCGACGCCCGAGAGGCTGCGCGATGCAGTGGCAGCGGGACGTCTTCCGGAGGGCGATGCGGCAGCGCTGATCGAGCTGCATGTCGAACTGCTTACCTTGGTACTGCAACAGCAGCTCGTCGATCTCGAAGCAGGGCGAGCGCCGTCCAGCCGAGTGGAACTGAAAGCCCTGAGCCGGCAGCAGCGCTCGAGCCTGAAACACCGACTCAAACACCTCGACACGGTAGTAAGAGAACTTCGCAGCGCGATCGCAGGTTAA
- a CDS encoding esterase: MSNDLNRRIGEWGKPAELWGLVREYIGLGRRRRREPVDNRIRLRQFLETRASFVAQTSLYGYLRTRTGMRYPELFDDDVFVRSINIAKWHIWLACVSDLAVYAGGLLVQRTSASIGEVENLIRELVEEVVTAAGSPADADEEFAAHAERVLGRVAQCDWTQITDDETAFSESPVALVRWAPVIDELKQLDEPIVKNSVRFRWQEIRRDLRRDLDAGAVLSSED, from the coding sequence GTGAGTAACGATCTGAATCGACGTATCGGGGAGTGGGGCAAGCCTGCGGAGTTGTGGGGGCTGGTGCGGGAGTACATCGGCCTGGGCCGCCGACGCCGCCGCGAACCCGTCGACAACCGTATCCGCCTACGGCAGTTTCTGGAGACGCGCGCGAGTTTTGTCGCACAAACTTCGCTGTATGGCTACTTGCGCACACGCACGGGTATGCGCTATCCCGAACTGTTTGACGATGATGTGTTCGTCAGGTCGATCAACATCGCCAAGTGGCATATTTGGCTTGCCTGTGTCTCGGATCTGGCTGTCTACGCTGGAGGCTTGCTGGTCCAGCGCACATCGGCGTCGATAGGTGAGGTGGAGAATCTTATTCGGGAATTGGTCGAAGAGGTCGTTACGGCCGCTGGTTCCCCCGCAGATGCCGACGAGGAGTTTGCAGCGCACGCCGAGCGTGTGCTTGGCCGTGTCGCGCAGTGCGATTGGACGCAGATTACCGATGATGAAACAGCGTTTTCCGAGAGTCCGGTGGCGCTGGTGCGTTGGGCACCCGTCATCGATGAGCTGAAACAACTCGACGAGCCGATCGTCAAGAACTCGGTCCGCTTCCGCTGGCAGGAGATCCGTCGCGATCTGCGCCGTGACCTCGATGCAGGGGCCGTTTTGAGTTCAGAAGATTAA